From Lusitaniella coriacea LEGE 07157:
TTACATCGCAGAAAAAATACTCCAATTCATGTACTGGGGTCACAAAAGAGGGCGCTCGAGCTTGACCATTCCTGAAATGTTGAAGCAGATTTTACAGAGTGAAATCTCTCTCGATTTTCTCGATACTCTCGAACATATCATGCCCGATTCCCTATACGCTGAGACGATTGCCTTCAAATACGCGAACCGCCATCCGATTACATCTGCGATGGAGCAGATCATCGGACAAATTCTCAGTTGTCCGTACCAAAATGTAAACCGCCGCACTTACCTGAAGCAAAAAGTATTAGAACTTGTAGGTCTTCGTCTTGAAGCAATCGTTCATCCACCCCTCAAGCCAGAAGACCTCAATTGTGTTTACCAGGCAGCATCGGTTTTAAGAAACCAATGTGTCAATCCTCCCACAGTGGAAGCACTCGCTCGACAGGTTTGTACCAATCGACTCAAGCTCAACCAAGGATTTCATCTCGTGTATGGAACAACTCCTTTTGGCTATTTGCGAGATTACCGTTTAATGCAAGCACGTCGGCTGTTGATAACTTCAGAACTTTCAATCGCACAAGTCGCCGCTCAGGTCGGCTACACCAGTCGCAGCCGCTTTGCGACGGCTTTTCGTAAAAGCATCGGCATTAACCCTAAAGTATTTCAAATGCAAGCATGGGAATGTAACTATACTCGACCATTCAAAAAAATGCGTTTTGGGCGCAAAACCTCTAGAGCGCGATCGGCAATTCCCGTAATCTAATCGAGAATCTTTTTCTTTAAGCTTCATTGGCAAACTCCAACAGAGACTCAGGCGATTAGCCTTCAGCTTTGCTATTGAGCTTAAAGAGTTGTGTGAGGTAGATCGTGGGAAAATCATTACAAGTTTTAAATCTTTTGGCGCTCTTAACTGTCGTTAGCGGTGCGCTTATTGAGGCAGAAAGATCCTTAGCGCAAGATGAATCCGTCGAGAAGATTCTGAGAATGGGGACGCGGGTTAACGCTTCAGAACTATTGCCAAAAAGCGATATTCCCTTGCTAACCGAGCTTGAGCGACTAGCAACAACCAGAGAACAATGGCACTCTCAACTCTCGGAACCCGTTGAAATTACGGATATTCAAATCCGGGAAACCGAGATGGGGCTGGAAATTGTTTTGGTCACAGCAGCCGAGACGGTTCCTTTGCCCCCAACGGAAATTCTTGGCAACTCTCTCATTGTGGAAATCCCCAATGCAGTGTTGAAGCTGCCAGAGGGCGAGGAGTTGTTGGTCAGCGAGCCAATTGAAGGAATTGCCCTGGTCAATGCCACCAATCTGCCCGACAATCGGGTGCAGGTGACGATTACTGGAATCGACGCACCCCCAATCGCGAACTCGATTTCCTCAGCCGAAGGATGGGCGTTGAGGGTGACACCCGAAAGCCAAAAGCCAAGAGAAGAAATTGAAGTCGTCGTCACTCAAACCCAAGCCGGAGAACGTTATCTCATACCAAATGCCACCACGGGTACCAGAACGGATACGCCCGTGCGGGATGTTCCCCAGTCGATT
This genomic window contains:
- a CDS encoding helix-turn-helix transcriptional regulator, which gives rise to MNTRLVLDRWNDWLEPGSPSDVRLFHSDSSDRIFVCPSSLGQGYVQEIQLCDDLSLFVLDYTLHQDVMMDVSDESRQLEFEFQLAGSDAGYSFSVPYFGLQELGVKRSRKQFFKIEIVFKRSLLVPYFLALIERLPPQTYYIAEKILQFMYWGHKRGRSSLTIPEMLKQILQSEISLDFLDTLEHIMPDSLYAETIAFKYANRHPITSAMEQIIGQILSCPYQNVNRRTYLKQKVLELVGLRLEAIVHPPLKPEDLNCVYQAASVLRNQCVNPPTVEALARQVCTNRLKLNQGFHLVYGTTPFGYLRDYRLMQARRLLITSELSIAQVAAQVGYTSRSRFATAFRKSIGINPKVFQMQAWECNYTRPFKKMRFGRKTSRARSAIPVI